GATACTGATGTTGTGGCCTGATCCCAAGTTACGGAGATTTCGCGATCGCGCAAATCGACAGCCCGCACGAATACTACTCCATTGTACGTAATTCGGCGATCGGCTGCCTCGGGTTTGACATTGAGAGCGTCAAGAACTTCGGAAGGAACAAAAGCATTACCGTTGACCAAAATGCCTTTATCTTCGTGCGGCGCACCGTTAATTTGGATATTAATTAAAGGATAAACTATAGGTTTTGGTGGGGGTGCGGGTGTTGGTGTTGGTGCGGGTGTTGGTGCGGGTGTTGGTGCGGGTGTTGGTGTCGGCAAAGGTTTCAAATCGGTATTTTTTAACCAAGCTTCGAGGCCGTCAGCGAGTCCGAGAGCGACATCGCCGCGGCGAGTTTGAAATACTTTTAAGTCATCGGGACTGGTGATAAAACCGAGTTCGATTAATATTGAAGGAATGTTGACGCGGCGGCAAAATCCGAGGCTACCCACGCCTGCTTCAGTATCTGCTTTAGCGCCGCGACTGGGTATTTCTGGACACCGACGTAAATAGCCGTTTAACAATAAATCTGCATCGGCTTTTCTGGTAGGGTTGCTACCAATATAAAACGCGCTAGCGCCCCGAACTTGAGGATTAGAAAAAGCATCGGCGTGCATTTCTAGTGCTACATCTCCAGGCTGGCAACGATTGTTGATCCAAGCGATAGTTTCTACTAAACTCAGAATATCGGGCACCCACAAAGTTGTGATCCCTCGCCGCTGCAATTCAGCTACCACTAAATCGCGAGTTAGAATCATTTCCTGTGCTTCGGTGGTGCCAAATGCGATCGCCCCGGAATCGCGCACGCTGCCTTCAAACCCGCCATGTCCCGCTGAAACAAAAATAGAAGCCATTTAATAAAAATCTCCACCTTGCAGTTACTTCAGTGTCAGCTTTTTATGCTCGGCTTTTATTTTACCGCAAAGGTGTAGATTTTACGATCGCACGAAAAGTTTGTAGTTGCGCTCCGGGTGGGGGTTTTACCCCCCTGGCACAACTACAAACTTGTTAATCCGCGTGGAAATTACATTTTGACAGCGGGGCTAGTCGAAGGTTTAGGCGCCTTAATTTCCTGCGATACTGCACGGGCGCGGTACAGTTTAGCAACGGCTTGCTCGCACTTGGACAAATCGGCTTCAATCTGGGTAAAGATGTCAGTTGATACCGGATCTGTGAACTTCGCCCGCAGGTGATTGATATCGACAATACCTGTTTGCAAATCGCCGAGAGTGCTCCGCAGCAAGAAGGTTTCATCGGTGCCTTGCATTGAAGACTTTAATTTAGCGTATTTGTCAGCAATTTGGGCGGGAATTGAGGGTTTTTCGCCGAAATCGTTGAGGCGGTTTTCGAGAGCGAGGATGTGTTGCTGTTTGTTTTGGATAATTTCCGTCAGGAGCGATCGCAAATCGCTATCTCCGGTTTTTTCCGCATAATTCTGAAAGGCTTCGCAAGCATAGCGCTCGCCTGCGAGGGCGGTATTCAAACCTTTAACAATGTCGCCTTGTGTCGAGCCACCCCAACCATTAGCTAATTTCCACCATTCTGCACTGGCGTCGGTTTCTTCGGGTAAGCCGACTGCCTTGCCGCCGTAACCGAGGCGGGCTAGAATTGCCGTGGTAAATATGCCTAAATCTCCCGGTTGGCGGGAAGTAATCAAGTTGCCGTCTACGACTAAAGCTTGGTTGATGTAGTTAGCTCCGGCATTAATCATGTCAGTTTTAATTGCCAAGAAACCAGTCGCATTTTTGCCTTTGAGCGCATCGGATTCAATCAAAAGTTGCGGGCCGTGACACACAGCAGCGACTATTTTTCCTTGTTCCATTGCTTCTTTGACAAACCTTACTGTATTCGGATTTGTCCGCATGGTATCGGGAGCCATACCGCCAGGAATTACGACTGCATCGAATTCTGCTGCTAATGATTCAGTAGTAGTTCCGTCAGCTTGTTGGCCAACTTTACCATTTTTCCCGACATATTTTTCGTTTGTCCGTGAACCGAGGACAACAACGTCAAATCCTGCTTGTTTTAAGCCGTTGTAAGGAACTAGAAATTCCGAATCTTCAACTCCATTTTCGATGAGTATGGCAACTCGTTTGCTTTTGGCTCCGTTATCTGCTGTCATAATCAGTTTCCCTCAGGCTATCTTTTTATCTAAAGATAAGCCACCTCTCGTTTTTTGAGCATCTGGCTAAAGGGATAAATTAGTTATTCTTAAAAGCTGTTAAGGTGAGTCTTTAGAGCTATTTTATAGTAGAGCAATATTATCAACTGTCAACTGTCAACTGTCAACTGTCAACTGTCAACTGTCAATGCACGTAAGAAGCGCCGTTAATGTCGATCGTTGTTCCGGTGGCGTGGGTGGCTAAACCCGATGCTAGAAAGGCGATAACGTTGGCGACATCTTGGGGAGGGGCGATTTTGCCGATCGGGATATCGCGCACAATTTCGGCCTCGCCACACTCCCGAATAAACTGATTAGACATTTCTGTACTGACAAATCCCGGTGCAATAGTAAAAGCTAAAATATTGTCAGCCGCGAATCCTCTAGCAATGCTGCGAGTTAGAGAAACGATCGCACCTTTTGATGCAGCGTAGTGCAGATAATTTGGATCGTCGCCACGAAAAGCAGCACGACTTGCTATATTAATGATTGTACCGCCATTGCGAGTTTTAAAATGCAGAATTGCTTCCCGACACAAATCAGCAACAGCAACTAAATTAACTTGGAGAGTTTGTTGCCAAGCTGATGACCAAATATCAAAATCGTCTTCAATACCCGCTGACTGCATAATCCCAGCATTATTAACTATAATATCAATATGACCGCGCCATTTAACCGCATCTTGCCACAAATTAGAAGCCGCCTTTGGTGACATCAAATCTGCTGCTAATAAATAACAGCGATCGCGCGCCACACTTGCTGCTACCGATTGCGCTTCAATTTCACTGCGACAGTAATGCAAAATTACCTCAGCCCCAGCATTAACCAGAGTCTGCACCGTCACAGCACCAATCCCTTTCGAGCCACCTGTTACTAAAATTACCTTTCCGGTTAAATCAATCATTTCTCTCTCTCGATCTTTTCTATTTCTCTGCGCCCTCTGTGTCCTCTGTGGTCAAAAAAAAATAAATCCCCTTCACAAACGAAATAGAATTGCTATATGATAATTGTACATGATTAAATGTTCTATTAGAAATAGACAAAAAAATTTGCCATGAAAACAGTTGCTTACGATCGCTACGGTTCCGCCCAGGAATTGCAGTACCGAGAATTAGAAAAGCCGATCGCCAAATCCAACGAATTGCTAGTCAGAGTTCGCGCTAGCAGCGTCAATCCAGTAGACTGGAAAATTCGCCAAGGACACCTGCAACTACTCACAGGATTTAACTTTCCTCGAATTGTCGGCTCCGACATCTCGGGAGTAGTCGTAGAAGTCGGCTCGGATGTCACCAAATTTCAAGCCGGAGACGAGGTTTATACATTCTTAAATCCGAGCGCTGGCGGTGCTTGCGCCGAATACGCTGTCGTGTCAGAATCGAGTGCAGCAATGAAACCGAAAAACATCACCCATACAGAAGCAGCAGCAGTACCGATCGCAGGTTTAACCGCTTTGCAAGCCCTCAGGGATTTGGGTGAAATTAAAGTAGGATACAAGGTATTAATTAACGGTGCTTCCGGCGGAGTCGGGATGTTTGCGGTACAAATAGCGAAAGCAATGAACGCGGAAGTAACGGGAGTTTGCAGCGCCAAAAATAGAGATTTTGTGAAAGGTTTGGGAGCAGATTTTGTTCTGGATTATGCAGAAATAGACTTTACTCAACAAGCCGAAAAGTATGATATTATCTTGGATGCTGTAGGCACAAAAACATTTGCTGAATGCGAAAACGTGCTGCAACCGGAGGGAGTTTATATCTCAACTTTGCCG
Above is a genomic segment from Microcoleus sp. bin38.metabat.b11b12b14.051 containing:
- a CDS encoding N-acetylmuramoyl-L-alanine amidase gives rise to the protein MASIFVSAGHGGFEGSVRDSGAIAFGTTEAQEMILTRDLVVAELQRRGITTLWVPDILSLVETIAWINNRCQPGDVALEMHADAFSNPQVRGASAFYIGSNPTRKADADLLLNGYLRRCPEIPSRGAKADTEAGVGSLGFCRRVNIPSILIELGFITSPDDLKVFQTRRGDVALGLADGLEAWLKNTDLKPLPTPTPAPTPAPTPAPTPTPAPPPKPIVYPLINIQINGAPHEDKGILVNGNAFVPSEVLDALNVKPEAADRRITYNGVVFVRAVDLRDREISVTWDQATTSVSLRSRRDILSGVGKIMGRGLTTVQQITVFLTKNNSKALVTFPNLPQIYIQEAAAEGVNHDLAFCQMCLETNYLNFGGAVKPEQFNFADMGIISPTNSGISFPDARTGIRAQIQHLKAYASTEPINQPLVKENVRFRFVKRGVGPTVNELAGRWNSDPLYGQKIINIIRLLYENASLL
- a CDS encoding DJ-1/PfpI/YhbO family deglycase/protease; this translates as MTADNGAKSKRVAILIENGVEDSEFLVPYNGLKQAGFDVVVLGSRTNEKYVGKNGKVGQQADGTTTESLAAEFDAVVIPGGMAPDTMRTNPNTVRFVKEAMEQGKIVAAVCHGPQLLIESDALKGKNATGFLAIKTDMINAGANYINQALVVDGNLITSRQPGDLGIFTTAILARLGYGGKAVGLPEETDASAEWWKLANGWGGSTQGDIVKGLNTALAGERYACEAFQNYAEKTGDSDLRSLLTEIIQNKQQHILALENRLNDFGEKPSIPAQIADKYAKLKSSMQGTDETFLLRSTLGDLQTGIVDINHLRAKFTDPVSTDIFTQIEADLSKCEQAVAKLYRARAVSQEIKAPKPSTSPAVKM
- a CDS encoding SDR family oxidoreductase; amino-acid sequence: MIDLTGKVILVTGGSKGIGAVTVQTLVNAGAEVILHYCRSEIEAQSVAASVARDRCYLLAADLMSPKAASNLWQDAVKWRGHIDIIVNNAGIMQSAGIEDDFDIWSSAWQQTLQVNLVAVADLCREAILHFKTRNGGTIINIASRAAFRGDDPNYLHYAASKGAIVSLTRSIARGFAADNILAFTIAPGFVSTEMSNQFIRECGEAEIVRDIPIGKIAPPQDVANVIAFLASGLATHATGTTIDINGASYVH
- a CDS encoding NAD(P)-dependent alcohol dehydrogenase, with translation MKTVAYDRYGSAQELQYRELEKPIAKSNELLVRVRASSVNPVDWKIRQGHLQLLTGFNFPRIVGSDISGVVVEVGSDVTKFQAGDEVYTFLNPSAGGACAEYAVVSESSAAMKPKNITHTEAAAVPIAGLTALQALRDLGEIKVGYKVLINGASGGVGMFAVQIAKAMNAEVTGVCSAKNRDFVKGLGADFVLDYAEIDFTQQAEKYDIILDAVGTKTFAECENVLQPEGVYISTLPSLDNLPPMLTSWFWPGKKAKFILANPNPGDLGILRELIESEEVEPIVDRTYSLAEVAAAHAYSETGRAVGKIAIAIDG